The window CCCAACCCTTGGGACCGACTACAGCCCCAGGATGCGATGAGCCGACATCGAGGTGCCAAACCTCCCCGTCGATGTGGACTCTTGGGGGAGATAAGCCTGTTATCCCCGGGGTAGCTTTTATCCGTTGAGCGATGGCCCTTCCATGCGGAACCACCGGATCACTAAGCCCGACTTTCGTCCCTGCTCGACTTGTAGGTCTCGCAGTCAAGCTCCCTTGTGCCTTTACACTCTGCGAATGATTTCCAACCATTCTGAGGGAACCTTTGGGCGCCTCCGTTACATTTTAGGAGGCGACCGCCCCAGTCAAACTGCCTGCCTGACACTGTCTCCCACCCCGATAAGGGGTGCGGGTTAGAATTTCAATACAGCCAGGGTAGTATCCCACCGACGCCTCCACCGAAGCTGGCGCTCCGGCTTCTCAGGCTCCTACCTATCCTGTACAAGCTGTACCAAAATTCAATATCAGGCTGCAGTAAAGCTCCACGGGGTCTTTCCGTCCTGTCGCGGGTAACCTGCATCTTCACAGGTACTATAATTTCACCGAGTCTCTCGTTGAGACAGTGCCCAGATCGTTACGCCTTTCGTGCGGGTCGGAACTTACCCGACAAGGAATTTCGCTACCTTAGGACCGTTATAGTTACGGCCGCCGTTTACTGGGGCTTCGATTCAGAGCTTCGCGTGAGCTAACCCCTCCTCTTAACCTTCCAGCACCGGGCAGGCGTCAGCCCCTATACTTCGCCTTGCGGCTTCGCAGAGACCTGTGTTTTTGCTAAACAGTCGCCTGGGCCTATTCACTGCGGCTCTTCAGGGCTATGAACCCTAAAGAGCACCCCTTCTCCCGAAGTTACGGGGTCATTTTGCCGAGTTCCTTAACGAGAGTTCTCTCGCTCACCTTAGGATTCTCTCCTCGCCTACCTGTGTCGGTTTGCGGTACGGGCACCTTTCATCTCGCTAGAGGCTTTTCTTGGCAGTGTGGAATCAGGAACTTCGGTACTAAATTTCCCTCGCTGTCACAGCTCAGCCTTCACGGGAAGTGGATTTGCCTGCTTCCCAGCCTAACTGCTTAGACGCACATGTCCAATAGTGCGCTTACCCTATCCTCCTGCGTCCCCCCATTGCTCAAACGATGAAGAGGTGGTACAGGAATATCAACCTGTTGTCCATCGCCTACGCCTTTCGGCCTCGGCTTAGGTCCCGACTAACCCTGAGCGGACGAGCCTTCCTCAGGAAACCTTAGGCATTCGGTGGATGGGATTCTCACCCATCTTTCGCTACTCATACCGGCATTCTCACTTCCAAGCGCTCCACAAGTCCTTCCGGTCTTGCTTCGACGCCCTTGGAACGCTCTCCTACCGCGGACACCATAAGGTGTCCACCCACAGCTTCGGTGATACGTTTAGCCCCGGTACATTTTCGGCGCAGAGTCACTCGACCAGTGAGCTATTACGCACTCTTTAAATGATGGCTGCTTCTAAGCCAACATCCTGGTTGTCTAAGCAACTCCACATCCTTTTCCACTTAACGTATACTTTGGGACCTTAGCTGGTGGTCTGGGCTGTTTCCCTTTTGACTACGGATCTTATCACTCGCAGTCTGACTCCCACGGATAAGTCTTTGGCATTCGGAGTTTGTCTGAATTCGGTAACCCGATGGGGGCCCCTAGTCCAAACAGTGCTCTACCTCCAAGACTCTTACAACGTGAGGCTAGCCCTAAAGCTATTTCGGAGAGAACCAGCTATCTCCAAGTTCGATTGGAATTTCTCCGCTACCCACACCTCATCCCCGCACTTTTCAACGTGCGTGGGTTCGGGCCTCCAGTAGGTGTTACCCTACCTTCACCCTGGACATGGGTAGATCACCTGGTTTCGGGTCTACGGCCACATACTCATTCGCCCTATTCAGACTCGCTTTCGCTGCGGCTCCGCTTTTTCAGCTTAACCTTGCATGGGACCGTAACTCGCCGGTTCATTCTACAAAAGGCACGCCATCACCCATGAACGGGCTCTGACTACTTGTAGGCACACGGTTTCAGGATCTTTTTCACTCCCCTTCCGGGGTGCTTTTCACCTTTCCCTCACGGTACTGGTTCACTATCGGTCACTAGGGAGTATTTAGCCTTGGGAGATGGTCCTCCCGGATTCCGACCGGATTTCACGTGTCCGGCCGTACTCAGGATCCACTCAGGAGGGAACGAAGTTTCGACTACAGGGCTTTTACCTTCTACGGCTGGCCTTTCCAGGCCTCTTCACCTACCCCGTTCCTTTGTAACTCCATGTTGAGTGTCCTACAACCCCGAAAGGCAAGCCTTTCGGTTTGGGCTATATCCCGTTTCGCTCGCCGCTACTTGGGGAATCGCGTTTGCTTTCTCTTCCTCCGGGTACTTAGATGTTTCAGTTCCCCGGGTATGCCTTCAATACCCTATGAATTCAGGTAAAGATACTATCCCATTACGGATAGTGGGTTTCCCCATTCGGAAATCTCCGGATCAAAGCTCACTTACAGCTCCCCGGAGCATATCGGTGTTAGTCCCGTCCTTCATCGGCTCCTAGTGCCAAGGCATCCACCGTGCGCCCTTTCTAACTTAACCTAAAAGGTTTGTTCACTCTATTAAATAGAGAGAAAACTAAAATGGCGATCACTCGGTTCTTCTTGGTTACTTCTTTTTACGATTATCCAGTTTTCAAGGAACAAGATTAAAAAAAGCTTTGAGGAATTGCTCCCTCAAAACTAAACAAACAAGCGGTCAACATCACAGTTCGTAAGAACTGAGTTCCGATTGCCACAAGGGCAATATCCTTAGAAAGGAGGTGATCCAGCCGCACCTTCCGATACGGCTACCTTGTTACGACTTCACCCCAATCATCTGTCCCACCTTAGGCGGCTGGCTCCAAAAGGTTACCCCACCGACTTCGGGTGTTACAAACTCTCGTGGTGTGACGGGCGGTGTGTACAAGGCCCGGGAACGTATTCACCGCGGCATGCTGATCCGCGATTACTAGCGATTCCGGCTTCATGCAGGCGAGTTGCAGCCTGCAATCCGAACTGAGAATGGTTTTATGGGATTGGCTTCACCTCGCGGCTTCGCTGCCCTTTGTACCATCCATTGTAGCACGTGTGTAGCCCAGGTCATAAGGGGCATGATGATTTGACGTCATCCCCACCTTCCTCCGGTTTGTCACCGGCAGTCTCCCTAGAGTGCCCAACTGAATGCTGGCAACTAAGGACAAGGGTTGCGCTCGTTGCGGGACTTAACCCAACATCTCACGACACGAGCTGACGACAACCATGCACCACCTGTCACTCTGTCCCCCGAAGGGGAACGCTCTGTCTCCAGAGTTGTCAGAGGATGTCAAGACCTGGTAAGGTTCTTCGCGTTGCTTCGAATTAAACCACATGCTCCACCGCTTGTGCGGGCCCCCGTCAATTCCTTTGAGTTTCAGCCTTGCGGCCGTACTCCCCAGGCGGAGTGCTTAATGCGTTTGCTGCAGCACTAAGGGGCGGAAACCCCCTAACACTTAGCACTCATCGTTTACGGCGTGGACTACCAGGGTATCTAATCCTGTTTGCTCCCCACGCTTTCGCGCCTCAGCGTCAGTTACAGACCAGAGAGCCGCCTTCGCCACTGGTGTTCCTCCACATCTCTACGCATTTCACCGCTACACGTGGAATTCCGCTCTCCTCTTCTGCACTCAAGTCCCCCAGTTTCCAATGACCCTCCACGGTTGAGCCGTGGGCTTTCACATCAGACTTAAAGGACCGCCTGCGCGCGCTTTACGCCCAATAATTCCGGACAACGCTTGCCACCTACGTATTACCGCGGCTGCTGGCACGTAGTTAGCCGTGGCTTTCTGGTCAGGTACCGTCAAGGTACCGGCAGTTACTCCGGTACTTGTTCTTCCCTGACAACAGAGCTTTACGACCCGAAGGCCTTCTTCGCTCACGCGGCGTTGCTCCGTCAGACTTTCGTCCATTGCGGAAGATTCCCTACTGCTGCCTCCCGTAGGAGTCTGGGCCGTGTCTCAGTCCCAGTGTGGCCGATCACCCTCTCAGGTCGGCTACGCATCGTTGCCTTGGTGAGCCATTACCTCACCAACTAGCTAATGCGCCGCGGGCCCATCTGTAAGTGACAGCCGAAACCGTCTTTCAGCTTCCCGACATGTGTCAGAAAGGATTATCCGGTATTAGCACCGGTTTCCCGGTGTTATCCCAGTCTTACAGGCAGGTTGCCCACGTGTTACTCACCCGTCCGCCGCTAAAGTTTTAAAAGCAAGCTTTTAAAACCCCGCTCGACTTGCATGTATTAGGCACGCCGCCAGCGTTCGTCCTGAGCCAGGATCAAACTCTCCAATAAAGAGTGAGTGATTAGCTCATAAAGTTACGTTGGCTGATGGCCGAAGCCATCAAAATATTATTGTTTGTTGACGCTTGTTTGTTTAGTTTTCAAAGAGCAATTTGTTTCACCGTCGCGTTCAGGCGACTTTATTAATATAACATGGCTTCAAGGTTGTGTCAACAACCTTTTTTTCAACCGCCGTCTGCGAAGATTGAAGTGTGTTTCGCAGCGACGGATATAAATATAACAAGTTTCCGAAGAAAGGTCAATAGTTTTTATTACTTTTTTGAAATAATTTTTTGTTCTCTTATTTAATGCTCGATTATTCATACTTGATAGTAGCGATGATACAATCCCTGTCCTTTTGTTTCAACTTCAATTGACCTGATAATTTGTTTTTCAACAAGGTATTCAAGCAGAACACTTAAATCAACTGAGTAATGGCTTAACTCTTCATTGCTCATCGCCTCACCAATTGACCAAGTTTCCTTTTTATTTAATACATTTAGCAAGTGTTCCACCGCCCCCCTCGTCCTGGAATGAATGAGAAACTCACTTGCAAGAAAAAGAAGCTCCAGCCGCTTATCAATGGATTCCTCACTTGTTATAAGCTCTTCATAAAGTTTAAAAAGCTCAGGATCGATTTGCTTCACTTGATTCCAGAGGGTTAATTCTGGATGGAATCCATTTTCAATGACGGCCAGCCTGGCAAGGTGGTGCAGGGAGTGAACAACATGATTATACGCATCGAGGTATTGGCCGTTATCAAAGAAGGCCTTGCCGTCTAAATATCGGCGAATTAATTTTGCGAATTCAATCCCCATTTTCAGCTTCCGTCCATAGAAAGGAAAATCCCTGAATTCGGTTAAAAGGTTAGCAACGAAGTCGTTACGGTCAAAAACAACCTTGGCAGCATAAAGCCATTCGAATATCTTTCTATTTGTCCCCAACAGCATCCATTCTCTCAACCTCGCTTCGGTTACTATATGAAGAGCAGCTTTCTTATCATGGTACGAATAATGCTTTATCATAATTGGTTCTTCAGATTGACTTGTAATCACGAGGAGAATCGCATCAAAAAAATCAGTTGCAGGACTGAACCTTTGATTTTTCTCTACCACTAGAATTCCCAATGTATTAGCTTGGCTTGCCCTCTCCTGATACACGGGGCGTAATATATCTTCCATTTTAAGTTCCTCCAAAATCATTATAGCTATAGTTTCGACAATAATTTTGTTTTTTCCTTCTTCATTTTTCAGTTAAACCACATACTTCCCCAAGTTCCTTTCCATGACTTTGTGTGCTATAGTTAAAAATCGGGAGGGGTAATGAATGGGCAAGTATTCAAGTAAAATAAATAAAATCCGAACTTTTGCTCTTAGCCTGATTTTTATTGGCTTCGTTGTTATGTATTTCGGTATCTTCTTTCGAAACCATCCGTTGGTCATGACGATTTTCATGCTTCTTGGCTTCTTTTGTATCATTGCCAGCACAGTTGTTTATTTTTGGATTGGTATGCTTTCAACAAAAACTGTACAAGTTGTTTGCCCGAATTGCGGGAAGCACACAAAAATACTCGGCAGGGTTGACATGTGCATGTATTGCCGCGAGCCGCTAACTTTGGACCGGGATCTAGAAGGCAAGGAATTTGATGAGTCTTATAATAGGAAAACACGTTCTTGATTTTTTTGCTAACTAAAAAGGAAAGCGCCCATGGGGATTCCCATTGGGCGCTTTTTTTGAATCCATTAATGAGCTTCCTTAGCGGAACATTCAGGACAATCTCCGTAAATTTCCATCCGATGATGTCCAACCTTGAATCCTGTCACATGCGAAGCCAGATGTTCCACTTCATCAAGGCCAGGATAATGAAAATCAACTATTTTATTGCACTTTTCACAAATTACATGATAGTGGTCGGTTGTCCTAAAATCAAATCGGGCTGAGGCATCCCCATAAGTGAGCTCCTTGACAAGTCCAACATCCTTAAAGACACGAAGGTTATTGTAGACTGTGGCAACACTCATATTAGGGAATTTCCCTTCCAATGCTTTATAGATATCGTCTGCAGTAGGGTGCGACATGGAGTTGATTAAGAATTCTAATATCGCATGACGTTGAGGAGTCATTCTCACACCGGTTTCCTTCAACATTTCCAACGCTTCCTTTAACTGTTCAGGCACCGCCATGCACCTCTTTTCAATAAATAAATTATTACATTGTAATTGTTATAATTAGTTTAAGACCTTTAAGTCTATTTTGTCAATATACCTGCTTATTTACTGGGTTAAATATAATTTCCAAATCATTCCTGATGAAGATTTTTCTCTTCCGCTCCCAGCTTGTGATTTACAAATCGAGCCGTTACAAATAGCATGTCAGAAAGTCTGTTTAAATATGAAAGAACTAGAGGATTTACAGAGTCACCGAGGGATACGGCTATTCGTTCGGCGCGTCTAACCACTGTTCTGGCAACATGGAAAGCTGCTCCCGCTGGATGCCCGCCCGGAAGGATAAAGGTAGTTAGCTGCGGCAAAGTTGAATCCCATTCATCAATTTGCTTCTCCATTTCATTTAAATCCTCCACGCTTATCTTCCACTTCACCTCTTTACCTTTAGGCGTTGCCAATTCTGCTCCAACATGAAAAAGCTGTGTCTGGATTTTGTGATAGACTTCATCCACAGTTTCCTTACCAGGAAAAAACTCGTTCTTTAGATAAGAAAGTGCCAGTCCAATTGCAGAGTTTGCTTCGTCACAAGTTCCATACGCTTCAACTCTCGCATCATTTTTATTAACCCTGCTTCCGTATATTAGTGATGTAGTTCCCTTGTCGCCGGACTTTGTATAAATTTTCATATTTAATATCCCCTTTTTAAATCAATCAAATTGATGTAATTATTCTCTTTATTACAATATACAGAGAGGTTGTGTTCAAAAATCTCGAAAGATCGTGGAAGATAGTGCTGTGTAATACTTGATAAGTGCGGTGTCACCGTAATATTCTCCATTTGCCAAAATGGATGCCCTTTCGGC is drawn from Bacillus sp. FJAT-18017 and contains these coding sequences:
- a CDS encoding nucleotidyltransferase-like protein, translated to MEDILRPVYQERASQANTLGILVVEKNQRFSPATDFFDAILLVITSQSEEPIMIKHYSYHDKKAALHIVTEARLREWMLLGTNRKIFEWLYAAKVVFDRNDFVANLLTEFRDFPFYGRKLKMGIEFAKLIRRYLDGKAFFDNGQYLDAYNHVVHSLHHLARLAVIENGFHPELTLWNQVKQIDPELFKLYEELITSEESIDKRLELLFLASEFLIHSRTRGAVEHLLNVLNKKETWSIGEAMSNEELSHYSVDLSVLLEYLVEKQIIRSIEVETKGQGLYHRYYQV
- a CDS encoding YgzB family protein; this encodes MGKYSSKINKIRTFALSLIFIGFVVMYFGIFFRNHPLVMTIFMLLGFFCIIASTVVYFWIGMLSTKTVQVVCPNCGKHTKILGRVDMCMYCREPLTLDRDLEGKEFDESYNRKTRS
- the perR gene encoding peroxide-responsive transcriptional repressor PerR; this encodes MAVPEQLKEALEMLKETGVRMTPQRHAILEFLINSMSHPTADDIYKALEGKFPNMSVATVYNNLRVFKDVGLVKELTYGDASARFDFRTTDHYHVICEKCNKIVDFHYPGLDEVEHLASHVTGFKVGHHRMEIYGDCPECSAKEAH
- a CDS encoding cob(I)yrinic acid a,c-diamide adenosyltransferase gives rise to the protein MKIYTKSGDKGTTSLIYGSRVNKNDARVEAYGTCDEANSAIGLALSYLKNEFFPGKETVDEVYHKIQTQLFHVGAELATPKGKEVKWKISVEDLNEMEKQIDEWDSTLPQLTTFILPGGHPAGAAFHVARTVVRRAERIAVSLGDSVNPLVLSYLNRLSDMLFVTARFVNHKLGAEEKNLHQE